A DNA window from Aquarana catesbeiana isolate 2022-GZ linkage group LG01, ASM4218655v1, whole genome shotgun sequence contains the following coding sequences:
- the RITA1 gene encoding RBPJ-interacting and tubulin-associated protein 1 isoform X1: MVLWLGFMISVDMSLDLSITGHRTSFPPSKTRSAYRFKASNSFVDETLFGSFGGKVDPALQWTTGSPGQVSLSWRPEEEKESKGHAISRTSCTPPGTPRKKIYYRVKSRSPSYCDESLFGPKVEECGWEAPWVKKEDTLRIRPLLWSPPPVVWPQNSKPNTKQMPLKAVHPHDNESRSLETQKMKGNFWKPPDSDSDSGGCPSVAGPSPSARGRCSSSEKNNVRSASCSGRLTARRGSITERPPWK; this comes from the exons ATG GTCCTCTGGCTTGGTTTTATGATTTCTGTAGATATGTCTCTGGATCTCTCCATTACGGGACATCGTACCTCATTTCCTCCAAGTAAGACTAGAAGTGCGTATAGATTTAAAGCCTCTAATTCCTTTGTGGATGAGACCCTCTTTGGCAGCTTTGGGGGCAAAGTAGATCCAGCCCTTCAATGGACCACAGGTTCTCCAGGTCAGGTATCACTTTCATGGCGCCCAGAAGAGGAAAAGGAGTCTAAAGGTCATGCCATCAGTAGGACTAGCTGCACCCCACCAGGGACACCCCGAAAGAAAATATATTACAG GGTAAAGAGCCGCTCACCTTCATATTGTGATGAGTCACTGTTTGGACCAAAGGTGGAAGAATGTGGTTGGGAAGCACCATGGGTCAAGAAAGAAGATACCCTCAGGATTCGTCCTCTACTCTGGAGCCCACCTCCAGTAGTATGGCCACAGAACTCCAAGCCAAATACCAAACAAATGCCACTCAAAGCTGTACATCCTCATGACAATGAAAGCAGATCTTTAGAGACACAGAAGATGAAAGGAAACTTCTGGAAACCACCAGACAGTGACTCTGACTCTGGAGGATGCCCCTCTGTGGCTGGTCCCTCACCCAGTGCAAGGGGTCGCTGTAGCTCATCTGAAAAGAACAATGTTCGATCTGCAAGCTGCTCAGGAAGACTAACTGCTAGGAGAGGTTCAATCACAGAACGACCACCGTGGAAATGA
- the RITA1 gene encoding RBPJ-interacting and tubulin-associated protein 1 isoform X2: MISVDMSLDLSITGHRTSFPPSKTRSAYRFKASNSFVDETLFGSFGGKVDPALQWTTGSPGQVSLSWRPEEEKESKGHAISRTSCTPPGTPRKKIYYRVKSRSPSYCDESLFGPKVEECGWEAPWVKKEDTLRIRPLLWSPPPVVWPQNSKPNTKQMPLKAVHPHDNESRSLETQKMKGNFWKPPDSDSDSGGCPSVAGPSPSARGRCSSSEKNNVRSASCSGRLTARRGSITERPPWK, from the exons ATGATTTCTGTAGATATGTCTCTGGATCTCTCCATTACGGGACATCGTACCTCATTTCCTCCAAGTAAGACTAGAAGTGCGTATAGATTTAAAGCCTCTAATTCCTTTGTGGATGAGACCCTCTTTGGCAGCTTTGGGGGCAAAGTAGATCCAGCCCTTCAATGGACCACAGGTTCTCCAGGTCAGGTATCACTTTCATGGCGCCCAGAAGAGGAAAAGGAGTCTAAAGGTCATGCCATCAGTAGGACTAGCTGCACCCCACCAGGGACACCCCGAAAGAAAATATATTACAG GGTAAAGAGCCGCTCACCTTCATATTGTGATGAGTCACTGTTTGGACCAAAGGTGGAAGAATGTGGTTGGGAAGCACCATGGGTCAAGAAAGAAGATACCCTCAGGATTCGTCCTCTACTCTGGAGCCCACCTCCAGTAGTATGGCCACAGAACTCCAAGCCAAATACCAAACAAATGCCACTCAAAGCTGTACATCCTCATGACAATGAAAGCAGATCTTTAGAGACACAGAAGATGAAAGGAAACTTCTGGAAACCACCAGACAGTGACTCTGACTCTGGAGGATGCCCCTCTGTGGCTGGTCCCTCACCCAGTGCAAGGGGTCGCTGTAGCTCATCTGAAAAGAACAATGTTCGATCTGCAAGCTGCTCAGGAAGACTAACTGCTAGGAGAGGTTCAATCACAGAACGACCACCGTGGAAATGA